One Rissa tridactyla isolate bRisTri1 chromosome 1, bRisTri1.patW.cur.20221130, whole genome shotgun sequence DNA segment encodes these proteins:
- the SUN2 gene encoding SUN domain-containing protein 2, with product MSRRSQRLVTTRYYPGDDDATTSSSSSSLLGGQQLPFKESTSRMTRRKSSSTKRLSPAPSTQTSYYSESMVSESYLGGSRGLAALGSSVLDDALDSSTYWGGELSTRRRRGTGDTESSKINGLLESKMYDTYASSSGYSSEDDYAGHFYSGQSSSRSGLRTAASRVGSFLWQVLTSPVRFMGWLFSGLAAAWHRLTGAAPRLAGVPFSRRYPWLKRSLLMLLLLLLLAAAAYGAWYFYPYGLSTLSIPAFPWWGAGKLSSSDMAGAGDLTALDQGLQGEHRLLARFQALEKRFKALEAEVSQWELRRGAAAVAAGGESPPGDVLALLEGLVSRRDAGLKEHLLTDVTSHLQGELDALRAQVQRDLDGRLGKMAQASQEMETRLLELNSKWQSSVQEGLRGTFQGEVDKLEQEVSALRRELAGLKLDQEVMGKHMEGMLEQLKAMRADVEAQFPAWVSRFLSQSRQDGAAGRVLQQEDLQAELQALERKILAKVSEDRRLSARDAQAGIGVALQQGRTMGVTEEQVHLIVDQALKRYSEDRVGMVDYALESAGASVINTRCSETHRTWKALSLFGIPLWYHSQSPRVILQPDVNPGNCWAFRGSLGFAIIRLSSIIRPTAVTLEHIPKALSPQGTIPSAPKDFAVYGLKEEGEEEGLLLGKFTYDHDGDPIQTFYLEGDSIGTYELVELRVLSNWGHPEYTCIYRFRVHGEPAH from the exons ATGTCCCGCCGCAGCCAGCGCCTCGTCACCACCCGCTATTACCCCGGGGACGACGatgccaccaccagcagcagcagcagctccctgctgggggggcagcagctgcccttcaAGGAGAGCACCAGCCG GATGACCAGGAGAAAATCGAGCAGCACGAAGCGcctctctcctgcccccagcacccaaacCTCCTACTACAGCGAGTCCATGGTGAGCGAGTCCTACCTGGGAGGCAGCCGGGGTCTCGCCGCCTTGGGCAGCTCCGTGCTGGACGATGCCCTGGACAGCAGCACCTACTGGG GTGGCGAGCTCTCCACCAGGAGGAGAAGAGGCACAGGGGACACGGAGTCCAGTAAGATCAACGGGCTGCTGGAGAGCAAGATGTACGACACCTATGCCTCTTCGTCTGGGTACTCCTCGGAAGATGACTATGCCG GTCACTTCTACTCAGGCCAGAGTAGCTCCAGGTCGGGGCTGAGGACCGCAGCCTCCCGGGTGGGCTCCTTCCTCTGGCAGGTGCTCACCTCCCCGG TTCGGTTCATGGGATGGCTGTTctcagggctggcagctgcctggcacCGCCTCACCGGCGCAGCTCCTCGCCTGGCTGGTGTCCCCTTCTCCAG GCGCTACCCGTGGCTGAAGAGGTCCCTGCTtatgctgctgctcctcctgctcctcgcTGCCGCTGCCTACG GAGCTTGGTACTTCTACCCGTACGGGCTGTCGACACTCAGCATCCCTGCCTTCCCGTGGTGGGGAGCTGGAAAGCTTTCCTCCTCCGAcatggctggggcaggggacctgACCGCGCTGGACCAG GGTCTGCAGGGGGAGCACCGTCTCCTGGCTCGCTTCCAGGCCCTGGAGAAGCGCTTCAAGGCACTGGAGGCCGAGGTGTCACAGTGGGAGCTGCGGCGGGGGGCAGCAGCGGTGGCAGCAGGGGGAGAGTCACCCCCGGGGGATGTcctggcactgctggaggggctggtgaGCCGCCGGGACGCGGGGCTGAAGGAGCATCTCCTCACTGATGTGACGAGCCACCTCCAG GGCGAGCTGGATGCTCTCCGAGCCCAGGTGCAGAGGGATTTAGACGGGCGCCTGGGGAAGATGGCACAAGCCTCTCAG GAGATGGAGACGCGCTTGCTGGAGCTGAACTCCAAGTGGCAGAG CTCGGTGCAGGAGGGCCTGCGAGGGACCTTCCAGGGGGAGGTGGACAAGCTGGAGCAGGAGGTGTCAGCGCTGAGGAGGGAGCTGGCGGGCCTCAAGTTGGACCAGGAGGTGATGGGGAAGCACATGGAGGGGATGCTGGAGCAGCTGAAGGCCATGCGGGCTGAC GTGGAAGCGCAGTTCCCAGCGTGGGTCAGTCGGTTCCTGTCGCAATCCCGGCAGGACGGCGCTGCTGGCCGTGTCCTCCAGCAGGAAGACTTGCAAGCGGAGCTCCAGGCCCTGGAGCGCAAGATCCTGGCCAAAGTCTCAGAGGACCGGAGGCTGTCGGCACGGGATGCTCAGGCCGGTATCGGAGTGGCCCTGCAGCAAGGGAGGACCATGGGGGTGACGGAGGAA CAAGTGCATCTCATCGTGGACCAGGCCCTGAAGCGCTACAGCGAGGACCGTGTGGGGATGGTCGACTATGCCTTGGAGTCGGcag GGGCCAGTGTCATCAACACCCGCTGCTCTGAGACCCACAGGACCTGGAAGGCGCTGAGTTTGTTCGGCATCCCGCTGTGGTACCACTCGCAGTCCCCCCGTGTCATCCTGCAG CCAGATGTCAACCCTGGGAACTGCTGGGCGTTTCGTGGGTCCCTGGGTTTTGCCATCATCCGCCTCTCCAGCATCATCCGCCCCACGGCCGTGACACTGGAGCACATCCCAAAAGCCCTCTCGCCCCAGGGGACCATCCCCAGCGCCCCCAAGGACTTCGCTGTCTAT ggcttgaaggaggagggagaggaggagggccTTCTCCTGGGGAA